In a genomic window of Helianthus annuus cultivar XRQ/B chromosome 10, HanXRQr2.0-SUNRISE, whole genome shotgun sequence:
- the LOC110886807 gene encoding deSI-like protein At4g17486, with protein sequence MGGGTFSLNCSSVGTNVGFMDREVFLNVYDLTPFNSYSIWFGFGVFHTGIEVYGMEYGFGAHDYSISGVFEVEPRSCPGFIYRCSISLGHVNMSPSEFREFIETMASDYHGDTYHLICKNCNHFTDDISHRLNCKRIPGWVNRLAKFGSLFSCLLPDSLESTTVKQLPEYHTYEDDMSDSESYSSSQEALENGEVDHRVLISPTRTAEIAFIKEIPR encoded by the exons ATGGGGGGTGGTACATTTTCTTTAAATTGTTCAAGTGTGGGAACAAATGTTGGATTTATGGATAGAGAGGTTTTCTTGAATGTATATGATCTTACTCCTTTCAATTCTTACAGCATCTGGTTTGGATTTGGTGTTTTTCATACAGGCATTGAAg TGTATGGTATGGAATATGGGTTCGGGGCTCACGACTATTCTATTAGCGGAGTGTTTGAAGTCGAACCAAGAAGCTGCCCGGGTTTTATATACAGATGTTCGATTTCACTTGGGCATGTAAATATGTCGCCTTCTGAGTTTCGGGAGTTCATAGAGACCATGGCTTCGGATTACCATGGGGACACATATCACCTCATTTGCAAAAACTGCAATCATTTTACGGATGATATTTCTCATAGGCTAAATTGCAAAAGGATTCCCGGGTGGGTCAACCGATTGGCAAAGTTTG GTTCTCTCTTTAGTTGTCTGCTTCCCGATAGCCTTGAATCAACTACAGTTAAACAACTGCCCGAGTATCATACATATG AAGATGACATGAGCGACTCGGAGTCATATTCAAGCAGTCAAGAAGCATTAGAAAACGGCGAGGTTGACCATAGAGTCTTGATTTCACCAACACGAACAGCCGAAATTGCCTTCATAAAAGAGATCCCGAGGTGA